The Cydia pomonella isolate Wapato2018A chromosome 20, ilCydPomo1, whole genome shotgun sequence genome contains a region encoding:
- the LOC133529150 gene encoding uncharacterized protein LOC133529150 yields MSLESLDVNLEDLDNLYFSPPETPARREQAPSPDRDANLHPVLELLEELAGDIGFETKNILDNLETTKTHRSVTIENKREIKTSAKNIASIFDSYAAQMRTQIRNILLQTPTPTDQSSKGVQTDPDDNLQEQANNVVATVQAELDQIREEQRALSELVKTAISEKQSDCIEEIRRPTYSEQLRKPPTTKPKTNPALVATVETAKSTAEALGTFRQQISFKNQNFAPTKLKPLTATKIRIEFEINSSVTKHCSGLTTPPSKLSLPGPSRRWLF; encoded by the coding sequence atgagTTTGGAAAGTTTGGATGTAAATTTGGAGGACCTCGACAACCTCTATTTCTCACCGCCGGAGACACCTGCCCGGCGCGAACAAGCACCATCGCCAGATCGCGATGCAAACTTACATCCAGTTTTAGAGTTGCTCGAGGAACTCGCCGGCGATATTGGATTTGAAACTAAAAACATACTTGACAATCTTGAAACCACAAAAACCCACAGAAGCGTCACAATAGAAAATAAACGTGAAATCAAGACCTCGGCTAAAAATATTGCATCCATCTTCGACAGTTACGCTGCACAGATGCGTACACAAATTCGTAACATCCTGTTACAAACTCCCACCCCTACAGATCAGTCGTCGAAAGGAGTTCAAACCGACCCTGACGACAATCTGCAGGAGCAAGCGAACAACGTCGTGGCGACTGTCCAGGCGGAACTTGACCAGATTCGGGAGGAGCAAAGAGCCCTCAGCGAGCTGGTCAAGACAGCAATCTCCGAAAAGCAATCGGACTGCATCGAAGAGATCAGACGCCCCACTTACAGCGAGCAGCTCCGCAAACCTCCGACCACCAAGCCCAAAACCAACCCCGCACTAGTTGCGACGGTTGAGACCGCAAAATCAACAGCTGAGGCATTGGGCACCTTCAGGCaacaaatatcatttaaaaaccaAAATTTCGCACCAACAAAATTGAAACCTCTCACTGCCACAAAAATCCGTATCGAGTTTGAAATAAACAGCAGCGTGACGAAACACTGCTCAGGCTTAACAACACCACCATCAAAGCTGAGCCTGCCAGGACCCTCTCGCCGATGGTTATTCTGA